TTGTTTTTTTATACAAAAGTATAAAATGAGGTGTTTGGAGATAACGAAATAACCGAATAGTCACGTCCGGTCCATGAACCCAGCAACGATGCGACTTTAGAAAAGCGCCTACGATAAGGCATCATCGGTTCGTCACTAAGAGGAAGGCCGACTAAAAACGGGCTTGCCGCCCAGACGTCGGCATACCCCTGTTTTTAGTGGCATGATTCCTAAATCTTTAGTTGATTCGTTCTATTCACTACATTGCTAAACGGGCGCTTGCTCCTTTGTTCCAAAGAAGAAGCTGGCCCCTGAGGACCAGCTCTGTTAAAGGAGAGAGAGTTCATATCAGCAGCGTAAACAGTATGCCTCATACAGCGGGATTGCTTTATGAAGCTGTTTACCCCAATCGTTCGCTATTTCCATTTGGGAAGATGCGATTTAGATTGGATGACACACATCCAGAGAACAATTTTATTACAAATAAGGGACAGTTTCCAAACAAAAGTTGTCAGGAATAGTACCTAACTGATTGTAATTTTGTTTACTTGGACGAATAAAGAACTGCTATCTCCTTCAAGAGTTATTGTTACCTGCTTGGATAGAATTATACACGGAGATAAAAAATATCCATTCGCTGTTTAATTTACGATGAAAAGACAGCAGTTCTGTATCCGTTGGTTGTTAAGGTTAAACATGGGACTAAAAAAAGAATCCTTATAATATAGCAGGTGCAAGGTAACTAATGCATTATAGCTCCATTGTCGAAAAAAAGCGTACTGTTTGCTTTGTTTTTTACATTGGATAAATGCTAAAATAAAGACAATAGAAGAGGAGGAGCACGTTGTGGAACCATTACTGCATATTGAGAACCTTTATGGTGGATATACACATAAAAATGTGTTACAAGGAATATCTTTTACGGTTCATCCAGGTGAAATCGTCGGCTTAATCGGTCTAAATGGTGCTGGTAAGAGTACGACGATTAAGCATGTGATTGGTTTGATGCAACCTAAAAGAGGGGCTATCACTGTTAATGGCAAAACGTTTCAGGAAAATTCAGAGACGTACCGAAGTCAAATGGCATACATACCAGAGATGCCAATTTTATATGATGAATTGACGCTTTATGAACATCTTCATTTAACGGCTATGGCTTATGATATACCGCAAAATATTTTTGATAAAAGACTTGAGCCATTGTTAAATGAGTTTCGCATGGAAAAAAAGTTAAACTGGTTTCCGGTGCATTTTTCAAAAGGAATGCGCCAAAAAGTAATGATTATGTGTGCGTTCTTAATTGAACCGCCGCTATATATTGTGGACGAGCCTTTTGTCGGTTTGGATCCCCTCGGTATTCAATCATATTTGCAGCTGATGGACCAGATGAAGCAAAAAGGCTCTGGAGTGTTGATGTCCACCCATATTTTAGCAACAGCGGAGCGATATTGTAATCGGTTTGTTATTTTACATGATGGAACGATACGGGCAGATGGTAGCTTAGATCAATTGCGGGAAACCTTTGCAATGCCAGGCGCTACATTAGATGATTTATATGTACAATTAACAAAGGAAGAGAACCACCATGTTTAATGCCCATGTTTTTTTTAAGCAACGTTTTTCAGCGCATTTAAAAGAAACGGGTCGCTATTTACGCTATATTTTTAACGGACATATAGCTATTGCGATGTTGTTTTTTATTTCTGCCTTGGCGTTTTATTATCAAAAGTGGTTACAGGAAATTCCAAGTGATTTTCCTGCTGCTTGGATTATTGGTATTGTTTTTGGAGGCGTAGCGAGCTACAGCCCAGTTCGAACGTTATTAAAAGAGCCTGATCTTGTTTTTCTGATTCCGGCAGAGCATAAGATGAAAGCTTATTTTCGCAATGCGATTGTATATAGCTTTACGATTCAATTATATCTTGTATTACTAGCTGCTGCTGCATTTGGTCCGCTATATACAACTATTTTTGCAAATCGTGCTGGAAGTGTGTATTTATTAACCATCGCTTTATTACTCGTGTTTAAATTTGCCAATCTTATTGCTAATTGGTGGATGCTTCGAGTGAGGGAACGTGATTTAAGGCTTATCGATTTAGTAGTACGAACGGTATTAAATATCGCGGTATTCTATTTTTTTATTTCTGGAAACATGCTAATGGCTGGGATAGCAACTTTGCTATTTGGGGTTGTATTTTTATATGACTATCAAGTCTCCAGTAAACGTCCAGGGCTGTTATGGGATTTGTTGGTAGAAAAAGACCTAAGTCGTATGCAGGCATTTTATCGATTAGCAAATATGTTTGCAGATGTTCCGCATTTAAAAAGTAAAGTCAAGAAACGTCATTGGTTAGTACGTATCTTTAGCCGAGTCCCGTTTTCAAAAGCAAATACGTACGATTATTTAAACCGGATTACATTTATTCGCAGCGGTGACTATCTTGGCATGTATGTAAGATTAGTCATTATTGGTGGACTCATTATTTATGTCATTCCCCCCCTATGGCTGAAGATTATCTTTGCGTTACTGTTCCTATATTTAAGCAGTTTTCAAATGATGGCTTTGTATCAGCATCACCGTACTATTTTGTGGCTAGATCTGTACCCAGTAGCGCTTCAGGTTCGACAGCAATCGCTGTCAAAAATAGTATTGCAGCTAAGTGTATTGCAAGTAATTTTATTTACAGCTCTGTTTGTAGTAATGGGTATTTATTTAGGAGCGATAATTACGTTTTTAGGTGGTATTGGATTTGCTGTGTTGTTTGTCCATGGATATGTGAAACGGAAGCTTGCGTAAAAGCACATGAGGAGATGCATCCTTATGTGCTTTTACATGTAAGACTAAGGAAAAGTAAAAACATTATTACTTAGCTTGATAAGCAAAATAAGTCGTTATTAATGTTTTTGCAGCGATTGGCATGGCTTGTTCATGAAAATCAAATTTCGGATGGTGGTGTGGATATGGTTGTGCATCCTTTTGAGCGCCTGTAAAGAAGAATGCTCCCGGTTTTTTCAACAAATAGTATGCAAAATCTTCTCCAGCCATGGAAGGATTTACCTCTTCTGTCCTCGTAATTTCTTTCATATCTTCGGCAATTTGTAATAATAATTCCGTTTCCTCAGCATGATTAATTAAAGGCGGATACCCTTTGATATAATCAAACGAATAGGTGGCCTCGTTACTTATGCATACCCCTTTAATCACTGCTTCCATTTCAGCTATGATTTTATCCTGCAATAAAGGATTGACGTAGCGAACCGTTCCAACGAGTCTTGCTTTATCTGCAATCACATTAAATGCTTCCCCTGCTTCAAAAACACCTATTGTTACAACAGCTGTATCTAATGGGTCGATTCTTCGGCTGACGATTTGCTGCAACTGTGAAATAAGTTGCGAGCCGATCACGATTGCATCCTTTGTTTCATGCGGATACGCACCGTGACCGCCTTTTCCTTGAATTTCTATTTCGAAACGATCAGCGCCCGCCATAAAAGCACCTTTGGAAGTTTGTAATACTCCAAGTGGTGTTGTCGCCCATAAATGTGTGCCAAAGACGGCGTCGACATGGTCGATAGCACCTGAATCAACGATAGGTTTCGCTCCACCTGGTGCATATTCTTCTGCGTGTTGATGTAAAAAAACAACCGTTCCAGGAAAATCTTGCTCGTACGCTTTTAAAGCTTTCGCTAAAACTAGCAGGGTAGCTGTGTGTCCGTCGTGCCCGCATGCATGCATCACACCGTCTACCTTTGAACGGTAGGGGACGTCTTTTTCATCTTGTATTGGCAGAGCATCAAAATCAGCCCGCAAAGCAATCGTTTTTCCTGGTTTTGTGCCTTTTAATGTTGCAATGACGCCATTTCCTCCAACATTAGTTTCATACGGTAATCCTAGTTCTTCATAATAATTGGCAATATAAGCAGCCGTTTTTGTTTCCTGAAACGAGAGTTCAGGGTATTGATGAAGATGTCTGCGAATCTGTACCATTTCTTCATAAAGCTCATCGATGGATTGATGAATTTGCTCTAGCACAGCAAGAACCTCCTGATGTTTTAGTTGTTATTATAACATTAGCAGGTCATGAAAAGAATATATATTTTGAAATATAAGACAAAAAAATGCATGAAAAGTGTTCGCGATGAAGATAATCTTTAGGTGATGGCATGAAAAAAAGCTTGTAGAGAAAAATGGTCTCTACAAGCTAATCGTCTCAGTTAGTTAATAATGAGTAATTATTTCACTTTAAGCTAATCGGGGGTCAGCTAGAAGTCGTTCAATTTCTTCTTTATGATGGGTTTCATCAGCTATGAGGTCCTCCAGTTTCACTACAAGCTCGGTATAGCCTAAGTTTTCTGCCTGTTTTTTCCTTTCCTCATAGCGTTTGATTGTATCTGTTTCAGCTTGTAAGGTAGCTTGTAACAGATCCTTGACATCAGTAGGTTGCGGTACTTCAGCTGCTTTGGTTGTAGGTGTACCGCCTAATGAGCTGATTTTTTCCGATAAATATAAAGCATGTCCTAACTCATCATTTATTTCTGCTTCAAAAAAAGGCTTTAGTGCAGAACGGTATAATCCACTTACTACTGAGGCACTGTACGTATATTGAATAGCTGCGCCATATTCATGTGCTAAGTCTTCATTTAATCCGTCAATTAATGCTTGAAGTTCTTTGTCCATTTGTTATCCATCCTTTCGTAAACTCTTTTTGACTCCATTTATTTAATTCCCTGCTATGTTTTTTTAAAACCTAAATTCGGGTAAGATGAAAGAAAAAAGTTAAACTGATCGGAGGGGCTTACGCCATGAAAATTAGGACAAGTTATTTGTATGGACTCATCTTTATGGTGGGGATAGTTTTAACCTTACTTTGGATGTATAAATTAATGAATCAAACGGTTCCCTATGTCGATCAATGGACACGAGACTTAGTTAGCAGATTAGATAATACGGAAGTTTACACTATGTTTCGCTGGATAACAGAACTAGGATCATCCACATTTACGATCCCGTTTGTCATTGTGATGGCGATCGTTTTTTGGTGGTTGTACCGCAATATGTTACCTGCACTTATTTTTAGCCTAGGGACACTTTTTACGCACTATTTTAATGTGGCAATTAAACAGCTTGTAGAAAGGGAAAGACCTAGTATTTTAATTGCAGCAAACGCGGAAGGGCATAGCTTTCCTTCGGGTCATGCCATGATTTCAATGGTTTGTTACGGTTTAGTAGCATTTTTCCTTTCCAAGCGACTAAAAGGGGCGAAGAAGAAACAGCTTGTCCAAGTCTTTTTTGCGGGCTTGATTGTATTGATTGGCATGAGCCGTTACATCATCAATGTTCACTATTTAACTGACGTGCTGGCAGGGTTTTTTATTGGGTTCTTATGCTTGTTCGGCTTCATACGACTTTATCAGTGGTTAGCAGACAAGCAGGCTTCTCCGTCTAGGGGCTGAGAAAAAAGCAGTCCCTAGGTGGTTCTTCTCTTTTTCCAATACGGATAAGATTTATATATAGACGATGTTGATAATTTGATATTTAGCATGTGGTTTGTAGTATATGCTGAAAAATCAAATTAAACTGTTTAAACATGAGTATATATTTTGGAGAGGAGACATAGTAAATGGAAGCAATGTCAAAAACAAGGCAGGGGAACTCTATTTTGAAAAACAGGAACTTTTTGTTATTATTCATCGGTTCTGTTTTTTCTGCGCCAGGGTATTATATCTATTTAATCGCTGCGGAGTGGTTAATGTTAACATTAAGTGAAAATCGAGTTTATTTTGGAATGCTGTTTTTCGCAGCTTCTGTTCCAAGATTACTATTATTGGCGGTTGGTGGAGTTGTTGCTGACCGATTTAATAAACGGACCATTTTATTTCTATCCGATTTGTTGCGAGCTTTATTAATTGCTACGCTCTTATTATTTCTTTATTTAGATGTTGTAACTGCATGGCATTTAATAATATTGGCAACGTTGTTTGGAATTGCCGACGCATTTAGTTATCCGGTTACGAATTCGATGACACCGTTATTATTGAAAGAAGATCAGCTACAACGAGGAAATTCATTAATTCAAATGACAATGCAAATAAGCCCTATCTTAGGCCCTGCTTTAGGCGGAACATTAATAGCCGTATTAGGTTTTCAAGGCGTTTTTTCTGTGGCTTGTGTTATGCTATTGATAGGTTCTTTGACGGTGCTTTTTATTCAACTAAAGCAGGGGAACGAAGGAAAAAGAGATCATTCCCCGTGGACTGAGTTAAAGGAAGGCTTAGCGTATGTACGTCAAAGTGAATTTATCATGGCAATTATGTTTATTGCTTTTTTTATTAATTTTTTCTTCTCGGGTCCTTTTTCCATAGGGATGCCGATTATTGTAAAGGATGTTTTTGAGGGAAGTGCTATTAACTTGGCAACGATCCAAACAGCAATGGGGGTCGGTGCAATGGTTGGAGCCATTCTTTTAGCAGTGAAAAAAATAACGAACTACAAAAAGGTTATATTATTCAGTTTATTGGTGGTTGGCTGCCTCTACACGTTTACTGGAATATCATCGCATCTGTATATCAGTGCTATTTTAGTATTAATCATGGCTGCTTTATTGCAATTCGTTAACATTCCGATTTTTACTATTTTGCAAAAAACAGTCGATAAAAGCATGCTAGGGAGAATAATGGGGCTCTTAGTGACGGTATCTACAGGTTTAATTCCAGTTTCTTATGTTGTAACTTCTACGTTAATCGCGTTAGGTGTAGATATACGGTATATTATGATCGGAGGTGGAATTTTTATCGTTATTATAGCTATTATAAGTTTTAAATTTAAACGTCTTCGTACCCTTGGAATGTAGAGGTGATATATATGAAAGATTTAATTCGATTGTTTATCGCAGTTTCTATCATAGGAATTGGAGTTATACTTGTCCTATTTAATCTAGGAGTGATTGCTTTTGATGCATACGAGATATGGGTCTACCTATATCCTGTTTTCTTTGTGCTTGTTGGCGGGAAGTGGCTTATCCAATATATGCGTAAAAAGGGTGGAAGCTGGGTAGCAGGCTCGTTTCTCCTTTTGTTTGGCTTGCTGCTGTTGCTTGATAGATTTGAAGTATTGTCATTTGGCTTTTTTGACGTATGGAAGCTATGGCCGCTACTGATTATCTACATTGGCGTTCAATTTTTAAAACGAGATAATCGTTTTTCATATGTAAATTGGCAGAAAGAAGATCAAAAAGATACGGATCCTATTTTTTCTAAGTTTTCCATCGGGACTTATGAATATACGAGACCTAATTGGAGAGTGGAGCCGACGAAGCTAAGTTCGCTGTTTGGAGATTTCTATTTAGATCTCTCCAAAGCTTTTATTCCTGAACAGGAAATCCCATTTAGTATCCGCTCATTAGCAGGAGATGTGACCATCTTAATACCTGAGCATATCCCTTTTCGAATCCAAGCAATGGTACGAGCAGGAGAAATTGAGGTAGTAGGACAACGCGCAGAGGGGATCCATCGGGTGCTTTCGTATCAAAGTGAGGACTATGAATTTGCTGTGCGCAAAATTGATTTTACCGTTAAACTTGAAGCTGGATCGATTCGCATCGATCAAGTGTAGAGGAGGGAGCATGGATGAATCACCGTTTTGCTAGTATTCGCTATAGCTATATTCGCTCCCAATTATATGGGCTGTTTCTATCATTTATCGTGTTACTTGCAACGTTGTTAACAATATATGTTTTATTGGAACCGACCTGGTTAACCATTAAGGGAATTTTCTTATTTATGTTTCTTTATTTCTTAGTTGCACTTATCGTTTCTATTTATGCGGGTTTTAAATCTGGCGGTGATTTGAAATACCGGTTCGATTATTTATCTACACAGATTACTCAATTTGCAAATGGAAACTATCAATCACGGTTGCATTTTCAAGAAGGCGATGAGATTACGAGAGTAGCCAATGAGATGAATGCATTAGGAGAGGCGCTGCAAGATCAAGTAAAGTCCTTGCAGCGAATGGCTGATGAAAGAGCTGATATGGCCAAAAACTCTTATAAGACTGCCGTAATGGAAGAAAGACAGCGAATTGCAAGGGATTTACATGATGCTGTCAGTCAAC
This genomic interval from Virgibacillus pantothenticus contains the following:
- a CDS encoding phosphatase PAP2 family protein, producing MKIRTSYLYGLIFMVGIVLTLLWMYKLMNQTVPYVDQWTRDLVSRLDNTEVYTMFRWITELGSSTFTIPFVIVMAIVFWWLYRNMLPALIFSLGTLFTHYFNVAIKQLVERERPSILIAANAEGHSFPSGHAMISMVCYGLVAFFLSKRLKGAKKKQLVQVFFAGLIVLIGMSRYIINVHYLTDVLAGFFIGFLCLFGFIRLYQWLADKQASPSRG
- a CDS encoding ferritin-like domain-containing protein, encoding MDKELQALIDGLNEDLAHEYGAAIQYTYSASVVSGLYRSALKPFFEAEINDELGHALYLSEKISSLGGTPTTKAAEVPQPTDVKDLLQATLQAETDTIKRYEERKKQAENLGYTELVVKLEDLIADETHHKEEIERLLADPRLA
- a CDS encoding M20 metallopeptidase family protein translates to MLEQIHQSIDELYEEMVQIRRHLHQYPELSFQETKTAAYIANYYEELGLPYETNVGGNGVIATLKGTKPGKTIALRADFDALPIQDEKDVPYRSKVDGVMHACGHDGHTATLLVLAKALKAYEQDFPGTVVFLHQHAEEYAPGGAKPIVDSGAIDHVDAVFGTHLWATTPLGVLQTSKGAFMAGADRFEIEIQGKGGHGAYPHETKDAIVIGSQLISQLQQIVSRRIDPLDTAVVTIGVFEAGEAFNVIADKARLVGTVRYVNPLLQDKIIAEMEAVIKGVCISNEATYSFDYIKGYPPLINHAEETELLLQIAEDMKEITRTEEVNPSMAGEDFAYYLLKKPGAFFFTGAQKDAQPYPHHHPKFDFHEQAMPIAAKTLITTYFAYQAK
- a CDS encoding ABC transporter ATP-binding protein — translated: MEPLLHIENLYGGYTHKNVLQGISFTVHPGEIVGLIGLNGAGKSTTIKHVIGLMQPKRGAITVNGKTFQENSETYRSQMAYIPEMPILYDELTLYEHLHLTAMAYDIPQNIFDKRLEPLLNEFRMEKKLNWFPVHFSKGMRQKVMIMCAFLIEPPLYIVDEPFVGLDPLGIQSYLQLMDQMKQKGSGVLMSTHILATAERYCNRFVILHDGTIRADGSLDQLRETFAMPGATLDDLYVQLTKEENHHV
- the liaF gene encoding cell wall-active antibiotics response protein LiaF, yielding MKDLIRLFIAVSIIGIGVILVLFNLGVIAFDAYEIWVYLYPVFFVLVGGKWLIQYMRKKGGSWVAGSFLLLFGLLLLLDRFEVLSFGFFDVWKLWPLLIIYIGVQFLKRDNRFSYVNWQKEDQKDTDPIFSKFSIGTYEYTRPNWRVEPTKLSSLFGDFYLDLSKAFIPEQEIPFSIRSLAGDVTILIPEHIPFRIQAMVRAGEIEVVGQRAEGIHRVLSYQSEDYEFAVRKIDFTVKLEAGSIRIDQV
- a CDS encoding MFS transporter; protein product: MEAMSKTRQGNSILKNRNFLLLFIGSVFSAPGYYIYLIAAEWLMLTLSENRVYFGMLFFAASVPRLLLLAVGGVVADRFNKRTILFLSDLLRALLIATLLLFLYLDVVTAWHLIILATLFGIADAFSYPVTNSMTPLLLKEDQLQRGNSLIQMTMQISPILGPALGGTLIAVLGFQGVFSVACVMLLIGSLTVLFIQLKQGNEGKRDHSPWTELKEGLAYVRQSEFIMAIMFIAFFINFFFSGPFSIGMPIIVKDVFEGSAINLATIQTAMGVGAMVGAILLAVKKITNYKKVILFSLLVVGCLYTFTGISSHLYISAILVLIMAALLQFVNIPIFTILQKTVDKSMLGRIMGLLVTVSTGLIPVSYVVTSTLIALGVDIRYIMIGGGIFIVIIAIISFKFKRLRTLGM
- a CDS encoding ABC transporter permease; the protein is MFNAHVFFKQRFSAHLKETGRYLRYIFNGHIAIAMLFFISALAFYYQKWLQEIPSDFPAAWIIGIVFGGVASYSPVRTLLKEPDLVFLIPAEHKMKAYFRNAIVYSFTIQLYLVLLAAAAFGPLYTTIFANRAGSVYLLTIALLLVFKFANLIANWWMLRVRERDLRLIDLVVRTVLNIAVFYFFISGNMLMAGIATLLFGVVFLYDYQVSSKRPGLLWDLLVEKDLSRMQAFYRLANMFADVPHLKSKVKKRHWLVRIFSRVPFSKANTYDYLNRITFIRSGDYLGMYVRLVIIGGLIIYVIPPLWLKIIFALLFLYLSSFQMMALYQHHRTILWLDLYPVALQVRQQSLSKIVLQLSVLQVILFTALFVVMGIYLGAIITFLGGIGFAVLFVHGYVKRKLA